A region from the Lolium perenne isolate Kyuss_39 chromosome 4, Kyuss_2.0, whole genome shotgun sequence genome encodes:
- the LOC127292740 gene encoding origin of replication complex subunit 5: MSQPVTPRRTTRASASAPDSPSSPPKSRTKPSPRRQLLAAAAAVAPDSPSSPPKSRPKPSPRRQLLAAAAPVPDSPSSPTKSRPKSSHKRQLHAAAGPVPDSPSSPPKSRPKSSHKRPLLAATDAPNENNPLNTLLEAVPGRRAQAADLLRLLAPAPALPVLLHGGAATGKTRALLLALRHLRPSPRLVYAALRSLPSPRALFASILSQLRAAPSSSTPSRQRVPDKPSDFVPALRDALAGVVSQGENVYLVFDNLEVVRGWDKGGQLVSLLLRLHDLLRLPQVVLVYVSSAAPDAYYTMTGSVEPNHVYFPDYTVDEVHGILMRGQPNPKLYSSFLSVALKPFFRVTRRVDELAAALEPLFRRYCEPLGSLNGVPDEGIRRRLFEHLQPHLAVALNETFSVPMRASVDDCKDGISGGKGSVKRQFGGRDGLSSELEFHMSVSAKYLLLSAFLASRNPATLDAALFDATGGTDSRNRKRKSSQASIDRKDTMAEELLMKGPGTFPLERLLAIFQCITSVSEDMLDEVECEDTIMGGSGMNALMSDVLLQLSTLCNSNFLSKSRSCPLEGSGRYRSNIDEDLALKVARSVSFPLSKYMYRR, translated from the exons ATGTCCCAGCCCGTCACCCCGCGCCGCACCACCCGGGCTTCCGCCTCCGCCCCCGATTCGCCGTCCTCCCCTCCCAAATCCAGGACAAAGCCCTCTCCCAGACGCCaactcctcgccgccgccgccgccgtggctCCCGATTCGCCGTCCTCCCCTCCCAAATCCCGGCCCAAGCCCTCACCCAGACGCCaactcctcgccgccgccgcccccgttCCCGATTCCCCGTCCTCCCCTACCAAATCCCGGCCCAAATCCTCGCACAAGCGCCAACTCCACGCCGCCGCCGGCCCCGTTCCCGACTCGCCGTCCTCCCCTCCCAAATCCCGGCCCAAATCCTCACACAAACGCCCACTCCTCGCCGCCACCGACGCACCAAACGAGAACAACCCCCTCAACACCCTCCTCGAGGCGGTGCCGGGCCGCCGCGCGCAGGCCGCGGACCTCCTGCGGCTCCTCGCGCCCGCGCCCGCGCTCCCGGTCCTGCTCCACGGCGGCGCCGCCACGGGCAAGACGCGCGCGCTGCTCCTCGCGCTGCGGCACCTCCGCCCCAGCCCGCGCCTCGTCTACGCGGCGCTCCGCTCCCTGCCCTCCCCGCGCGCGCTCTTCGCCTCCATCCTCTCCCAGCTCAGGGCGGCGCCGTCATCCTCGACCCCCTCTCGCCAGCGCGTCCCCGACAAGCCCTCCGACTTCGTCCCCGCCCTGCGCGACGCGCTTGCTGGCGTTGTTTCCCAGGGCGAGAACGTGTATCTGGTGTTCGACAACCTGGAGGTTGTCAGGGGCTGGGACAAGGGCGGTCAGCTTGTTTCACTTCTCCTCCGCCTACATGACCTCCTCCGGTTGCCGCAGGTCGTGCTCGTGTATGTCAGCAGCGCAGCGCCTGATGCGTACTACACCATGACTGGCTCTGTCGAGCCCAATCATGTTTACTTTCCGGATTACACCGTGGATGAGGTTCATGGCATTCTGATGCGAGGCCAGCCCAATCCGAAGCTCTACTCATCATTCCTGAG TGTTGCGCTGAAGCCCTTTTTCCGGGTCACAAGGAGGGTTGATGAACTGGCGGCCGCGCTGGAGCCACTTTTCAGGAGGTACTGTGAGCCATTGGGGAGCTTGAACGGGGTTCCTGATGAGGGTATCAGGCGGCGGTTGTTTGAACATCTGCAACCACATTTGGCCGTGGCGCTGAATGAGACATTCAGTGTCCCCATGAGAGCTTCAGTGGATGATTGCAAAGATGGTATTTCTGGTGGAAAAGGTAGTGTTAAAAGGCAGTTTGGTGGTAGAGACGGTCTCTCAAGTGAATTGGAGTTCCACATGTCCGTATCTGCGAAATATCTACTGCTGTCTGCCTTTTTAGCTTCAAGGAACCCTGCTACTCTGGATGCAGCATTGTTCGATGCCACTGGAGGAACCGATAGCCGGAACCGCAAGAGGAA GAGCTCTCAGGCCTCAATAGATAGAAAGGATACCATGGCTGAAGAGTTGCTTATGAAGGGTCCAGGTACATTTCCTCTCGAGAGGCTCTTGGCTATATTTCAGTGCATCACATCAGTGTCAGAGGATATGCTTGATGAAGTTGAATGCGAAGACACTATTATGGGCGGAAGTGGAATGAATGCTTTGATGTCAGATGTTCTACTGCAATTGTCAACTCTTTGCAATTCTAATTTCCTCTCTAAAAGCCGAAGCTGCCCATTAGAAGGCTCAGGTAGATATCGATCTAACATTGATGAAGATTTAGCTCTAAAG GTTGCCAGGAGCGTCAGTTTCCCTCTCTCGAAGTACATGTACAGAAGATAG